A region from the Acanthopagrus latus isolate v.2019 chromosome 8, fAcaLat1.1, whole genome shotgun sequence genome encodes:
- the LOC119023713 gene encoding pyroglutamyl-peptidase 1-like isoform X3, translating to MKLSPLTDCETDCAMNGGETVLVTGFGPFRQFLVNPSWTAAQGLKLVGLGDMIDVYIQELPVSYVKTQRIIAGVWKTLQPKFAVHLGVARGSSVVVLEQTGKNSGYRDRDVCGFCPESHCCVEGGPEKLDSVINMRVVSKEFRQAGEDVVYSRDAGRYLCEFAYYCSLYHGERRAALVHVPSCGSLSSADRLVPLLQSLIQTMLEQLEGPCVR from the exons atgaaactctctcctctcactgacTGTGAGACCGACTGCGCCATGAATGGAGGAGAAACCGTGCTCGTCACAG gtTTTGGACCTTTCAGACAGTTCCTGGTGAACCCCAGCTGGACAGCAGCTCAG GGACTGAAGTTGGTCGGTTTGGGAGACATGATTGATGTTTACATCCAGGAGTTACCTGTGAGTTATGTGAAGACTCAGAGAATCATTGCTGGGGTTTGGAAAACTCTTCAACCAAAG tTTGCTGTACACCTCGGTGTAGCCCGAGGCTCCAGTGTGGTCGTTCTCGAGCAAACAGGGAAGAACAGCggctacagagacagagacgtgTGCGGCTTCTGTCCTGAGAGTCACTGCTGTGTGGAGGGAGGACCAGAGAAACTGGACTCGGTCATCAACATGAGGGTCGTCTCCAAAGAGTTCAGACAAGCAGGGGAGGATGTGGTTTACTCCAGAGACGCCGGCAG gtaCCTGTGTGAGTTTGCGTACTACTGCTCGCTGTATCACGGTGAGAGGAGGGCGGCCCTCGTCCACGTGCCTTCATGTGGCAGCCTGAGCTCGGCCGACAGACTGGtgcctctgctgcagagcctcattCAGACcatgctggagcagctggagggacCCTGTGTGAGGTAG
- the LOC119023713 gene encoding pyroglutamyl-peptidase 1-like isoform X1 produces the protein MKLSPLTDCETDCAMNGGETVLVTGFGPFRQFLVNPSWTAAQGLKLVGLGDMIDVYIQELPVSYVKTQRIIAGVWKTLQPKFAVHLGVARGSSVVVLEQTGKNSGYRDRDVCGFCPESHCCVEGGPEKLDSVINMRVVSKEFRQAGEDVVYSRDAGRYLCEFAYYCSLYHGERRAALVHVPSCGSLSSADRLVPLLQSLIQTMLEQLEGPCVSLQQTSAAGCQLLSCTEELWVEPS, from the exons atgaaactctctcctctcactgacTGTGAGACCGACTGCGCCATGAATGGAGGAGAAACCGTGCTCGTCACAG gtTTTGGACCTTTCAGACAGTTCCTGGTGAACCCCAGCTGGACAGCAGCTCAG GGACTGAAGTTGGTCGGTTTGGGAGACATGATTGATGTTTACATCCAGGAGTTACCTGTGAGTTATGTGAAGACTCAGAGAATCATTGCTGGGGTTTGGAAAACTCTTCAACCAAAG tTTGCTGTACACCTCGGTGTAGCCCGAGGCTCCAGTGTGGTCGTTCTCGAGCAAACAGGGAAGAACAGCggctacagagacagagacgtgTGCGGCTTCTGTCCTGAGAGTCACTGCTGTGTGGAGGGAGGACCAGAGAAACTGGACTCGGTCATCAACATGAGGGTCGTCTCCAAAGAGTTCAGACAAGCAGGGGAGGATGTGGTTTACTCCAGAGACGCCGGCAG gtaCCTGTGTGAGTTTGCGTACTACTGCTCGCTGTATCACGGTGAGAGGAGGGCGGCCCTCGTCCACGTGCCTTCATGTGGCAGCCTGAGCTCGGCCGACAGACTGGtgcctctgctgcagagcctcattCAGACcatgctggagcagctggagggacCCTGTGTGAG tctaCAACAGACCTCTGCAGCTGGGTGCCAGCTCCTCTCTTGCACAGAGGAATTATGGGTAGAGCCTTCCTAA
- the LOC119023713 gene encoding pyroglutamyl-peptidase 1-like isoform X2: MKLSPLTDCETDCAMNGGETVLVTGFGPFRQFLVNPSWTAAQGLKLVGLGDMIDVYIQELPVSYVKTQRIIAGVWKTLQPKFAVHLGVARGSSVVVLEQTGKNSGYRDRDVCGFCPESHCCVEGGPEKLDSVINMRVVSKEFRQAGEDVVYSRDAGRYLCEFAYYCSLYHGERRAALVHVPSCGSLSSADRLVPLLQSLIQTMLEQLEGPCVRTCEMKKKTGCTGRSSPASSLSH, from the exons atgaaactctctcctctcactgacTGTGAGACCGACTGCGCCATGAATGGAGGAGAAACCGTGCTCGTCACAG gtTTTGGACCTTTCAGACAGTTCCTGGTGAACCCCAGCTGGACAGCAGCTCAG GGACTGAAGTTGGTCGGTTTGGGAGACATGATTGATGTTTACATCCAGGAGTTACCTGTGAGTTATGTGAAGACTCAGAGAATCATTGCTGGGGTTTGGAAAACTCTTCAACCAAAG tTTGCTGTACACCTCGGTGTAGCCCGAGGCTCCAGTGTGGTCGTTCTCGAGCAAACAGGGAAGAACAGCggctacagagacagagacgtgTGCGGCTTCTGTCCTGAGAGTCACTGCTGTGTGGAGGGAGGACCAGAGAAACTGGACTCGGTCATCAACATGAGGGTCGTCTCCAAAGAGTTCAGACAAGCAGGGGAGGATGTGGTTTACTCCAGAGACGCCGGCAG gtaCCTGTGTGAGTTTGCGTACTACTGCTCGCTGTATCACGGTGAGAGGAGGGCGGCCCTCGTCCACGTGCCTTCATGTGGCAGCCTGAGCTCGGCCGACAGACTGGtgcctctgctgcagagcctcattCAGACcatgctggagcagctggagggacCCTGTGTGAG gacttgtgaaatgaaaaaaaaaacaggctgcaCAGGAAGGAGTTCCCCAGCTTCCAGTCTGAGCCACTGA
- the synm gene encoding synemin — translation MLPFKRTFESEKQQLQQLNSRLVQYLSRTKQLEQENAHLITEINKLRQARTAEREPKYKSEMRDLRRMVGQLSFEKSQAEVEREKLWRELQMVQSLCKEQTGVCMDISGELKGCEKELQHAHKTNTELQQRLIQLENEYQCMETAHRQQMDLLRRQVESRVVPIITQTYRGPPAASVEEVQEYARGVSEGWMETFEMYQQKVEEMEQSIRADQAMLSDLQREKVLYASELDKLRAEAENQGQFQAHLEEQLMHMHEKFRVDCTEYQMVIEQLERERNVMADTIAEKMREHQHLLQVKMDLGMEVAAYRALLEGERAGLQDAHRRANQHQRERVIEIRMPAQPYTPRASTLTTRQHTDVRYTPPASNLRRSPVFPSGSRSPSRVIPISVAGRARHESPASRRDMISFTKARASTSVSATPTTAAAAASATAKDEQISQKGNQIGQNAQRTTGEDKTVKIKQVSQQENQAKLIKSSTTDTKSVRVVSPPMMSLSTETETESEWKVSDEKEKGKVKEEEKTESMGGPSEKKILDSVSVEEIIEKVIKPAGLDAKACSSGESKVRYHVEKTELEDGTTKTQIVLESKVEEEVDISEDTALEELLGLGVKRVSLEDIKDTATGSMIKNLLSGLQGREDLENKSVNVEIIEEPVESYSDEEIEVEQESRSTFYQPSSSTYFQIEELENIPHDAQIQKSDGDATKTSMTDPDHSKGGSVKVQEVSREAEPTYFSQDQEPDEYFVSTPDDNLSEAEEGGGITSYGHYGILDDLSDERYYQDEALPPRRVIVEESDDYKFTSGDRSFVKESFPECIIEEEVRVSPVVQESVLEFLREDSLEPKEQLKGALEKLQSSVSGPLKEELAFLTKVSRESPENVAVDIKKVQQSSDNGTMTIVAELNVSQSLEDSGLLEAGDDLSEDQIMAALRSSNLGLEKAFQGGAGGYSVRVSTEEDVAYGKEFEGFTKEGESVSEITEKHIKLGPSEKSFTFQMDTQGSHAEAASEKERQSQILETPVKVSQEKRIVYLESPTDD, via the exons ATGTTGCCTTTCAAGAGAACTTTTGAGAGCGAAAAACAgcaactgcagcagctcaacagCAGACTCGTCCAGTATCTGTCCCGGACGAAGCAACTGGAGCAGGAAAATGCGCATCTGATCACCGAAATCAACAAGCTGAGACAGGCGAGGACGGCGGAGCGGGAGCCGAAGTACAAGAGCGAGATGCGGGACCTGAGGAGAATGGTGGGGCAGCTGTCGTTCGAGAAGTCCCAGGccgaggtggagagggagaagctATGGCGGGAGCTGCAGATGGTCCAGTCGCTGTGCAAAGAGCAGACCGGGGTGTGCATGGACATCAGCGGCGAGCTGAAGGGCTGCGAGAAGGAGCTCCAGCACGCTCACAAGACCAACACCGAACTCCAGCAGCGCTTGATCCAGCTGGAGAACGAGTATCAGTGCATGGAGACCGCGCACAGGCAGCAGATGGACCTCCTCCGGCGCCAGGTGGAGTCCCGGGTGGTGCCCATCATCACGCAAACTTATCGCGGGCCTCCGGCGGCCTCcgtggaggaggtgcaggagtACGCCCGGGGTGTGTCCGAAGGGTGGATGGAGACCTTTGAGATGTACCagcagaaggtggaggagatggagcagtCGATCAGGGCGGACCAGGCGATGCTGAGCgacctgcagagggagaaggtGCTGTACGCCTCGGAGCTGGATAAATTACGCGCGGAGGCGGAAAACCAAGGCCAGTTCCAGGCGCACCTCGAGGAGCAACTGATGCACATGCACGAGAAATTCCGCGTGGACTGCACTGAATATCAG ATGGTTATTGAGCAGCTGGAGCGCGAGAGGAACGTGATGGCTGACACCATTGCAGAAAAGATGAGAGAGCATCAGCACCTCCTCCAGGTGAAGATGGATCTGGGCATGGAGGTGGCTGCCTACAG AGCTCTTTTGGAAGGTGAGAGAGCGGGTCTGCAAGATGCTCACAGGAGAGCGAATCAACACCAAAGAGAAAGAGTAATAG AAATCAGGATGCCTGCCCAGCCCTACACTCCACGAGCTTCCACCTTAACCACCAGACAACATACTGACGTCAGGTATACACCGCCAGCTTCAAACCTGAGAAGATCCCCCGTGTTTCCTTCCGGGTCCAGGAGTCCCTCGAGGGTCATTCCTATTTCAGTTGCAGGCAGAGCTCGGCATGAGAGTCCCGCATCCAGAAGGGACATGATCTCATTCACCAAAGCTCGGGCTTCTACTTCTGTCTCTGCCACCCCCACcaccgccgctgctgccgctTCTGCCACTGCCAAAGATGAACAAATAAGCCAGAAAGGAAACCAAATTGGACAAAATGCGCAGAGAACAACAGGAGaagacaaaacagtgaaaatcaaacagGTCTCTCAGCAAGAGAACCAAGCCAAGCTCATCAAGTCCTCCACTACTGACACAAAATCAGTGAGAGTGGTGTCACCGCCAATGATGAGCCTGAGCACTGAAACTGAGACAGAAAGCGAATGGAAAGTGtcagatgaaaaagagaaaggcaaggtcaaagaggaggagaaaaccgAGTCCATGGGTGGCCCAAGTGAGAAAAAGATTTTGGACTCGGTGTCTGTGGAGGAGATCATCGAGAAAGTGATAAAACCCGCAGGCTTGGACGCTAAGGCTTGCTCCTCAGGAGAATCGAAGGTAAGGTATCACGTGGAGAAAACTGAGCTGGAGGACGGCACGACTAAGACACAGATCGTGCTGGAGTccaaagtggaggaggaggtggatatTTCTGAGGACACAGCACTGGAAGAGCTGCTGGGCCTAGGGGTCAAGAGGGTGTCACTGGAGGACATCAAGGACACAGCAACGGGAAGCATGATTAAGAACCTGCTGAGTGGTCTGCAGGGACGCGAGGACCTGGAAAATAAGTCTGTCAATGTGGAAATCATCGAGGAACCGGTGGAGTCCTACAGTGATGAGGAGATTGAGGTTGAACAGGAGTCCAGATCTACTTTTTATCAGCCCTCCTCCTCAACATATTTCCAAATTGAGGAGCTAGAAAACATCCCCCATGACGCCCAAATTCAGAAGAGTGATGGTGACGCCACGAAAACCTCCATGACAGATCCAGATCATAGCAAGGGCGGATCTGTGAAAGTTCAAGAGGTTTCTAGAGAGGCTGAACCGACATATTTCTCCCAGGATCAAGAGCCCGACGAGTATTTTGTCTCCACACCGGATGATAATCTTTCTGAAGCCGAGGAGGGTGGCGGCATTACCTCATACGGACATTACGGAATCTTAGATGACCTGTCAGATGAGAGGTATTATCAAGACGAAGCTCTTCCCCCAAGAAGAGTGATTGTAGAGGAGAGTGATGATTACAAGTTCACGTCAGGTGATCGCTCGTTTGTCAAAGAGAGCTTCCCCGAGTGTATCATTGAAGAAGAGGTTCGGGTCTCCCCCGTCGTGCAAGAGTCAGTCCTTGAGTTCCTGAGAGAGGACTCCCTGGAGCCCAAAGAGCAGCTGAAGGGAGCTCTAGAGAAGCTACAAAGCTCAGTGTCGGGTCCACTGAAGGAGGAGTTGGCTTTCCTCACCAAAGTCAGTCGTGAAAGTCCAGAGAATGTGGCTGTTGATATCAAAAAAGTGCAACAGTCAAGTGACAATGGCACCATGACTATAGTCGCAGAGCTAAATGTGTCTCAAAGCCTGGAAGACTCTGGGCTGCTGGAGGCAGGAGATGATCTCTCCGAAGACCAGATCATGGCAGCTCTCCGATCTTCTAACCTTGGGCTTGAGAAAGCCTTCCAGGGTGGAGCAGGAGGATACAGTGTCCGAGTCTCCACAGAAGAAGATGTTGCGTATGGTAAAGAGTTTGAAGGTTTCACTAAAGAAGGAGAGTCGGTGTCTGAAATCACTGAGAAACATATTAAATTGGGGCCATCTGAGAAGTCCTTCACCTTCCAGATGGACACACAGGGCAGCCATGCTGAGGCGGCCTCAGAGAAAGAGCGGCAATCTCAGATCTTGGAGACCCCGGTGAAGGTTTCTCAAGAGAAAAGAATTGTTTACCTGGAAAGCCCGACAGATGATTAG